The following are from one region of the Achromobacter xylosoxidans genome:
- a CDS encoding FAD-binding oxidoreductase has protein sequence MPSNDPIVDFAHAAAAELGADAIALGDDVLGRYGEHTLPCADVRPGAVAYPDSTEAVQTLVRLANRFRVQLYPISNGQNIGLGTRSPIRPGQVVVDLGRRMNRILEVNETLGYCVLEPGVSFRAMHDELQRRDSKLMISPTAGPSQGSILANALDKGGGSGAYADHFGMSCGMEVVLGNGDVIRTGDGSLAGSSHPNWHVSKYSFGPTLDGLFSQSNFGIVTRVGMWLMPRPPHIEPFFFTFPDDEDLGEIVERIRPLKLSNFVPTLIRATNDLYLLSSAATNPEYAASGGKRSMSDEGRAALRRQYDLGSWTVSGAVYGASRAAVQPQIDRIAQHFLASGKGRQIPMEEAEDIGPLHIAINSNTGVPTDSELKMLGWRPGGGAIWLSAGSPVAGDIVNALQTQARRICHEHGLEYLLSNVCGARFARAIHAIIYNREDADETARADACYRALARLFADRGIFVGRAPTMYHEFHQAQRMPELVRACASIKAALDPNGVIAPGKYGIE, from the coding sequence ATGCCTTCCAATGACCCTATCGTAGATTTCGCCCATGCGGCGGCGGCCGAGCTTGGCGCGGACGCCATCGCGCTGGGTGACGACGTCCTCGGACGCTACGGCGAACATACCCTGCCCTGCGCCGATGTGCGCCCCGGCGCGGTCGCCTATCCGGACTCGACCGAGGCGGTGCAGACGCTGGTGCGCCTGGCCAACCGCTTCCGCGTCCAGCTCTATCCCATCAGCAATGGCCAGAACATCGGCCTGGGCACCCGCTCGCCCATCCGCCCTGGCCAGGTGGTGGTGGACCTGGGGCGGCGCATGAACCGCATCCTGGAAGTGAACGAGACGCTGGGCTATTGCGTACTCGAGCCCGGCGTGAGCTTTCGCGCCATGCACGACGAGCTGCAGCGCCGGGACAGCAAGCTGATGATCTCGCCGACCGCAGGCCCGTCGCAGGGCAGCATCCTGGCGAACGCGCTGGACAAGGGCGGCGGCAGCGGCGCCTACGCCGATCATTTCGGCATGAGTTGCGGCATGGAGGTCGTGCTCGGCAATGGCGACGTGATCCGCACCGGCGACGGCAGCCTGGCCGGGTCCTCGCATCCCAACTGGCACGTTTCCAAATACAGCTTCGGCCCTACGCTGGACGGCCTGTTCTCCCAATCCAACTTCGGCATCGTCACCCGCGTAGGCATGTGGCTCATGCCCCGGCCGCCGCATATCGAACCCTTCTTTTTCACCTTCCCCGACGACGAAGATCTGGGGGAGATCGTCGAACGCATCCGTCCGCTGAAGCTCAGCAATTTCGTGCCGACGCTGATCCGCGCCACCAATGACCTGTATCTGCTGTCCTCGGCCGCCACCAACCCGGAATACGCGGCCAGCGGCGGCAAACGCTCGATGTCCGACGAGGGACGCGCCGCGCTGCGCAGGCAGTATGACCTGGGATCCTGGACGGTATCAGGCGCCGTGTACGGCGCCAGCCGTGCCGCCGTGCAACCCCAGATCGACCGCATCGCCCAGCACTTCCTGGCCTCGGGCAAGGGACGCCAGATTCCCATGGAGGAAGCCGAGGACATCGGCCCCCTGCACATCGCCATCAACTCCAACACCGGCGTGCCGACCGACAGCGAATTGAAGATGCTGGGCTGGCGCCCGGGCGGCGGCGCGATCTGGCTGTCGGCGGGCTCCCCCGTCGCCGGCGACATCGTCAACGCCCTGCAAACACAGGCGCGCCGCATTTGCCACGAGCACGGGCTGGAATACCTGCTGTCGAACGTTTGCGGCGCCCGATTCGCCCGCGCCATCCACGCGATCATCTACAACCGGGAAGACGCCGACGAAACCGCGCGCGCCGACGCCTGCTACCGGGCGCTGGCCAGGCTGTTCGCCGATCGCGGCATTTTCGTGGGACGCGCGCCGACCATGTATCACGAGTTCCACCAGGCCCAGCGCATGCCTGAGTTGGTGCGTGCTTGCGCATCGATCAAGGCCGCCTTGGACCCGAATGGCGTGATCGCGCCAGGGAAGTACGGGATCGAATGA
- the glcF gene encoding glycolate oxidase subunit GlcF, translating to MPKTITIHRPDAVRAAAESCVHFGFCTAVCPTYVLDGEELDSPRGRIALAREMLDSGAAPSPTAVRHLDRCLSCLSCETTCAAGVSYHAIIDGAREHIEKSKVRPLTQRLLRSALARVLTTPRLLRPAAAAGRLLRGAAGRLGGPLGALASLSSAPALAAFAPRAEAAPQPPANPTRRVALLDGCAQSVLGAEINASAKRLLIRAGIAVVDVPGVQCCGALELHMGRREAATRHMEQAVRSWSAALQAGHIDAIISTTSGCGSVIKRYEELLSDRPELSAQARLVVEATQDIAQIAAGLPLTSTGSASGLAVSYHDSCSLKHGLKIERPPRRALGKLDMEVRDIAESHLCCGSAGTYNILEPAISDRLGQRKAAHASAGRPDVIAAGNMGCLVQISRFTPVSVAHTVQLLDWATGGPPPRGLENYRPKPPQAAADAPTPAAKPVPTTAGSGDLLW from the coding sequence ATGCCCAAGACCATCACCATTCACCGCCCCGATGCGGTCCGCGCCGCCGCCGAGAGCTGCGTGCATTTCGGCTTCTGCACCGCGGTCTGTCCTACCTACGTGCTCGACGGCGAAGAACTGGATTCACCGCGCGGCCGGATCGCCCTGGCGCGCGAGATGCTGGACAGCGGCGCTGCGCCCAGCCCAACCGCCGTGCGCCACCTGGACCGCTGCCTGTCGTGCCTCTCGTGCGAAACCACCTGCGCGGCCGGCGTCTCGTATCACGCCATCATCGACGGCGCGCGCGAGCATATCGAGAAGAGCAAGGTCCGCCCGCTGACGCAGCGCCTGCTGCGCTCGGCGCTGGCCCGGGTACTGACGACCCCCAGGCTGCTGCGCCCCGCCGCGGCCGCGGGCCGGTTGCTGCGCGGCGCCGCCGGCCGCCTGGGCGGGCCGTTGGGCGCGTTGGCCTCCCTATCCAGCGCCCCCGCACTCGCGGCGTTTGCGCCGCGCGCCGAAGCCGCTCCACAGCCGCCCGCCAACCCCACGCGCCGCGTGGCGCTGCTGGACGGCTGCGCCCAGTCGGTGCTCGGCGCCGAGATCAACGCCTCGGCCAAGCGCCTGCTCATACGCGCCGGCATCGCCGTCGTCGACGTGCCCGGCGTGCAATGCTGTGGCGCGCTCGAACTGCACATGGGACGGCGCGAGGCCGCCACCCGGCACATGGAACAGGCCGTCCGCAGCTGGTCGGCCGCGCTGCAGGCCGGGCATATCGACGCCATCATCAGCACCACCTCGGGCTGCGGTTCCGTTATCAAACGCTATGAGGAACTGCTTTCCGACCGCCCCGAACTGTCGGCGCAGGCGCGCCTCGTGGTCGAGGCCACCCAGGACATCGCGCAGATCGCCGCCGGCCTGCCGTTGACATCCACCGGCTCGGCGTCAGGCCTGGCCGTTTCCTATCACGACTCCTGTTCACTCAAGCATGGCCTGAAGATCGAACGGCCGCCGCGCCGCGCGCTGGGCAAGCTGGACATGGAGGTGCGCGATATCGCGGAATCGCATCTGTGCTGCGGCTCGGCCGGGACCTACAACATCCTCGAGCCGGCCATCTCGGACCGCCTGGGACAACGCAAGGCGGCCCACGCCTCGGCCGGCCGGCCTGACGTGATCGCCGCCGGCAACATGGGATGCCTGGTGCAGATCTCGCGCTTCACGCCCGTGTCAGTGGCGCACACGGTGCAGCTGCTGGACTGGGCCACCGGCGGCCCGCCCCCCCGCGGTCTCGAAAACTACCGGCCCAAGCCGCCGCAGGCGGCGGCCGACGCTCCAACGCCGGCGGCCAAGCCGGTTCCGACAACCGCCGGCAGCGGCGATCTTCTGTGGTGA
- a CDS encoding helix-turn-helix domain-containing protein: protein MAPEWHNWSTHDHGQHALAFWQDAVCAGVLDSEFRAEPDAGFAGTMSSQNRAGVRLVNFASSPHMIRRSQRQVSRLNGDHIMLSLQLQGSALMSQGDEQLCLRPGEFALLDTGSAFDITFPETTSRRLVLLPRHALSARAPGMRRLRAPASLPADMPFAPVLTEAMRLLTDTTVKLQDRTVDTLLDAVIEIVSLHCASLADAAAPPSTELSFVGVKRHIDTAIANPDLSPAMVAAACRISVRTLHRLFARHAALSFEAYVVQARLTLAHELLAAGKTRTVSEAAFACGFNNLSHFTRRFSERYGELPVNLLKQGQTRG from the coding sequence ATGGCGCCTGAATGGCACAACTGGAGCACCCACGATCACGGCCAGCACGCCCTGGCGTTCTGGCAGGATGCGGTCTGCGCCGGTGTGCTCGACTCCGAATTCCGCGCCGAACCCGACGCCGGATTCGCAGGCACCATGTCCAGCCAGAACCGCGCGGGAGTCCGGCTCGTGAACTTCGCGAGTTCCCCGCACATGATTCGGCGTTCCCAGCGGCAAGTCAGCCGTCTCAATGGCGATCACATCATGCTCAGCCTGCAATTGCAGGGCAGCGCCTTGATGTCCCAGGGCGACGAGCAGTTGTGCCTGCGGCCCGGAGAATTCGCGCTGCTCGACACCGGATCCGCGTTCGACATCACGTTTCCGGAAACGACCTCGCGCCGGCTGGTCCTGTTGCCGCGCCACGCCTTGAGCGCGCGCGCCCCGGGCATGCGGCGGCTGCGCGCGCCGGCCAGCCTGCCGGCCGACATGCCGTTCGCGCCCGTGCTCACCGAAGCCATGCGCCTGCTGACCGATACGACGGTCAAACTGCAGGACCGCACCGTCGACACGCTGCTGGATGCCGTCATCGAGATCGTCTCGTTGCATTGCGCATCCCTGGCGGACGCCGCGGCGCCCCCGTCCACCGAACTGAGCTTCGTCGGCGTGAAGCGCCACATCGATACGGCGATCGCCAACCCGGACCTGTCGCCCGCGATGGTGGCCGCAGCCTGCCGCATATCTGTCCGCACCCTGCACCGCCTGTTCGCGCGGCATGCCGCCTTGTCGTTCGAAGCCTACGTGGTGCAGGCCCGCCTGACGCTCGCGCATGAGCTGCTGGCGGCTGGCAAGACCCGCACGGTCAGCGAGGCGGCCTTCGCCTGCGGCTTCAATAATCTCTCCCACTTCACGCGGCGCTTCTCCGAGCGATACGGCGAATTGCCCGTAAATCTGCTCAAGCAAGGGCAGACCCGCGGCTGA
- a CDS encoding Bug family tripartite tricarboxylate transporter substrate binding protein, producing MKRFLSLWAGAVLALSAFSVAAQEYPARPVRMIVGFAPGGGNDILARLMAEQLQRRLGQPFIVENRPGASGAIAIGAVKRAEADGYTLLVGPSSGMTVNPAIYNNLDYDPVADFAPISLVGDIPMILTVKAESSARSVADLVAQGKNSGKPLFAGSGANSFQLATGLFAKRVGLEAEVVNYKGNSAVVAALLANEIDFALIDTAAVLPQIRSGRLKALAVTGAKRFTLLPDVPTVAESGAPDFAMSFWSSLYAPAGTPQAVIDKLQNTVSAAVREPAVADRLLELGIDPVGSAPQVLADTMAREIPMYAAAAKEANLSPVQ from the coding sequence ATGAAACGGTTTCTATCTTTGTGGGCAGGTGCAGTGCTCGCGTTGTCGGCTTTCAGTGTCGCGGCGCAAGAGTATCCGGCGCGGCCCGTGCGCATGATCGTGGGCTTCGCGCCTGGCGGCGGCAACGATATCCTGGCCCGCCTGATGGCCGAGCAGTTGCAGCGCCGGCTGGGCCAGCCCTTCATCGTGGAGAACCGGCCGGGCGCCAGCGGCGCCATTGCCATCGGCGCCGTCAAGCGGGCCGAGGCCGACGGCTACACCTTGCTGGTGGGACCGAGCAGCGGCATGACCGTCAATCCGGCCATCTACAACAACCTGGACTACGACCCGGTCGCCGATTTCGCGCCGATCTCCCTTGTCGGGGACATTCCCATGATCCTGACCGTCAAGGCTGAAAGCTCGGCGCGCTCGGTGGCCGATCTGGTTGCTCAGGGCAAGAATAGCGGCAAGCCGCTGTTCGCAGGCTCGGGCGCCAACTCCTTCCAGCTCGCCACCGGACTCTTCGCCAAGCGCGTCGGCCTGGAAGCGGAGGTGGTCAACTACAAAGGGAATTCCGCCGTGGTTGCGGCCTTGTTGGCCAATGAGATCGACTTTGCGCTGATCGACACCGCGGCCGTGCTGCCCCAGATCCGCAGCGGCCGGTTGAAAGCGCTGGCCGTCACGGGGGCGAAGCGTTTTACCTTGTTGCCCGACGTGCCCACCGTCGCGGAGTCCGGCGCACCGGATTTCGCAATGTCGTTCTGGTCGTCCCTGTACGCGCCGGCGGGTACGCCGCAGGCCGTCATCGACAAGTTGCAGAACACCGTATCCGCCGCCGTGAGAGAGCCCGCCGTGGCCGACCGCTTGCTGGAGCTGGGCATCGATCCCGTAGGCAGCGCGCCGCAAGTCCTGGCCGACACCATGGCCAGGGAGATTCCGATGTATGCCGCGGCCGCCAAGGAGGCGAACCTGTCGCCAGTGCAGTAG
- a CDS encoding XdhC family protein: METVDVRVLREARAWLADGHRLLLATVIKTWGSSPRPVGSMMALREDGRCVGSVSGGCIEDDLIHRYTRAYGTGAIAQGAPELVRYGIEADEARRFGLPCGGTLELLLEFQPDYETLDALVRRLESGQLVQRTVDVATGAVTLAPASRPATVQFDGATLCSTLGPQYRMLLIGAGALAEYLATMALFNDFAVTICDPRGEQVGSWSVPGVHITREMPDDAVLALVPDTRTCIVALSHDPKLDDLALLEALHSPAFYVGAIGSRRNTDIRRQRFMEHFGETAASLERLHAPVGIHIGSRTPAEIAVSIMAEILAVKNEVVLPAIVDGSCRGLPAAHRPVAMTQPLTP, encoded by the coding sequence ATGGAGACGGTCGACGTCCGCGTGTTGCGCGAAGCCCGCGCCTGGCTGGCGGACGGGCACAGGCTGCTGCTGGCCACGGTGATCAAGACCTGGGGCTCCTCCCCGCGCCCCGTCGGCTCCATGATGGCGCTGCGCGAAGACGGACGCTGCGTCGGCTCTGTTTCGGGCGGGTGCATCGAAGACGACCTGATTCATCGATACACCCGCGCCTATGGCACAGGCGCCATCGCGCAAGGCGCGCCTGAACTGGTGCGCTACGGGATCGAAGCCGACGAAGCGCGCCGGTTCGGACTGCCTTGCGGCGGCACGCTGGAGCTGCTGCTGGAGTTCCAGCCGGACTACGAAACGCTGGATGCCCTGGTCCGGCGGCTCGAATCCGGCCAGTTGGTCCAGCGCACCGTTGACGTAGCCACCGGAGCGGTGACATTGGCGCCGGCCTCGAGGCCCGCCACAGTGCAATTCGACGGCGCGACGCTTTGTTCCACGCTGGGGCCGCAGTACCGGATGCTGCTCATCGGCGCAGGCGCGTTGGCGGAATACCTGGCCACCATGGCCTTGTTCAACGACTTTGCCGTGACGATCTGCGATCCGCGCGGGGAACAAGTAGGCAGCTGGTCCGTGCCCGGCGTGCACATCACCCGGGAAATGCCCGATGACGCCGTGCTGGCCCTCGTCCCCGACACGCGCACCTGCATCGTCGCCTTGAGCCACGATCCCAAGCTGGACGATCTCGCGCTCCTGGAAGCGCTGCACAGCCCGGCGTTTTACGTGGGCGCCATCGGTTCACGCCGCAATACGGACATCCGCAGGCAACGCTTCATGGAGCATTTCGGCGAAACCGCCGCATCTCTGGAACGGCTGCATGCGCCAGTCGGCATCCATATCGGCAGCAGGACGCCCGCGGAAATCGCGGTGAGCATCATGGCGGAGATACTTGCTGTCAAGAACGAGGTTGTATTGCCTGCCATCGTCGATGGTTCTTGCCGGGGGCTACCTGCAGCACACCGTCCCGTGGCGATGACCCAACCCCTGACGCCATGA
- a CDS encoding xanthine dehydrogenase family protein molybdopterin-binding subunit yields MTHIAQLSRRGFLQGALGALTLTVTARGLITAAWAAESPAQKYGADSMPGGTVDDPLVFVSIAADGTVTIVAHRAEMGTGVRTSLPMVVADEMEARWDRVKVIQAQADEARYGNQNVDGSRSVRHFLMPMRRVGAAARQMLEAAAAARWSVPVAEVKAVQHEVLHQPSGRRLTYGELAADAAKQPVPAGDALKLKDRAEFRYIGKEHVRLVDLEAIGKGQASYGMDMRLPGMVYAVVARPPVVGGKLRRLDSAKALAVPGVLKVVEIPPMQGAPAFQPLGGVAIVARNTWAARQGRDALQIEWDDGPNGSYDSSAYRQTLESAARKPGKTMRSQGDAAQAWAKAPEAERVAAEYYVPHLAHASMEPPTATVRIKDGRAEVWTSIQNPIAARDAVAARLKLEPADVAVNVLLLGGGFGRKSKPDFVDEAAIVARAMPEGTPVKLVWTREDDIHHDYLHTVSVERLEAVLDKNGQVQSWLHRSAAPTIASLFSEGAKGQQLFESAMSAINMPYRIPNVRVETAEVEAHARIGWFRSVANIPHAYAAQCFIAELAHRAGKDPKDFALDLIGPARRIDPSTMADTWNYSESPELYPYDTGRLRGVIEAACKGAEWGRTLPQGHGLGLAFCYSFMSYTATVVEVAVDAKGEVRVVAVDMAMDCGPQINPERIRAQMEGGAIMGLGLALASEISFERGRVKQSNFHDYEVLRHNASPRVIRTHLVNDDHTLPPGGVGEPPVPPVAPALCNAIFAATGKRIRSLPVRRVA; encoded by the coding sequence ATGACGCACATCGCTCAACTTTCCCGGCGCGGCTTTCTGCAGGGCGCCCTGGGCGCGCTCACCCTGACGGTCACGGCCAGGGGTTTGATCACGGCAGCCTGGGCCGCCGAGTCCCCCGCCCAGAAGTACGGCGCTGACAGCATGCCCGGCGGCACCGTCGACGACCCGCTGGTTTTCGTCAGCATCGCCGCGGACGGCACCGTCACCATCGTCGCGCACCGCGCCGAAATGGGCACGGGCGTGCGCACCAGCCTGCCCATGGTGGTGGCCGACGAAATGGAAGCGCGCTGGGACCGCGTCAAGGTCATACAGGCGCAGGCCGATGAAGCGCGCTATGGCAACCAGAACGTGGATGGCTCGCGCAGCGTGCGGCACTTCCTGATGCCCATGCGACGCGTCGGTGCGGCCGCCCGCCAGATGCTCGAAGCAGCGGCGGCAGCGCGCTGGTCGGTTCCTGTGGCCGAGGTCAAAGCGGTGCAGCATGAAGTGCTGCACCAGCCCTCCGGGCGCCGGTTGACTTATGGCGAGTTGGCTGCGGACGCGGCCAAACAGCCGGTTCCCGCGGGCGATGCCCTCAAGCTCAAGGATCGGGCCGAGTTCCGCTATATCGGGAAGGAGCACGTGCGCCTGGTGGACCTGGAGGCCATCGGCAAGGGCCAGGCTAGCTACGGCATGGATATGCGCCTGCCCGGCATGGTCTATGCCGTCGTCGCACGTCCTCCTGTCGTCGGCGGCAAGCTGCGCCGTCTCGACAGCGCCAAGGCACTGGCCGTGCCCGGCGTGCTGAAGGTCGTCGAGATTCCACCGATGCAGGGGGCGCCCGCGTTCCAGCCCCTGGGCGGCGTCGCAATCGTCGCGCGCAACACCTGGGCGGCCCGCCAAGGCCGCGACGCGCTGCAAATCGAATGGGACGATGGCCCCAACGGCAGCTACGACTCAAGCGCCTACCGCCAGACGCTGGAATCGGCAGCGCGCAAGCCCGGCAAGACCATGCGCAGCCAGGGCGATGCCGCGCAAGCCTGGGCCAAGGCGCCCGAAGCCGAGCGCGTCGCCGCGGAGTACTACGTTCCCCATCTGGCCCATGCCTCGATGGAACCGCCAACGGCCACCGTCCGGATCAAGGATGGCCGCGCCGAGGTCTGGACGTCGATCCAGAACCCCATCGCCGCGCGCGACGCCGTCGCCGCCCGGCTGAAACTGGAGCCCGCCGACGTCGCGGTGAATGTCTTGCTGCTGGGCGGCGGGTTCGGCCGCAAGTCCAAGCCGGATTTCGTGGACGAGGCAGCCATCGTCGCCCGCGCCATGCCCGAAGGCACGCCAGTCAAGCTGGTGTGGACTCGCGAAGACGACATTCATCATGACTATCTGCATACCGTGTCGGTCGAACGCCTGGAGGCCGTTCTAGACAAGAACGGCCAGGTCCAGTCCTGGCTGCACCGCAGTGCCGCCCCCACCATCGCCTCCCTCTTTTCGGAAGGCGCCAAGGGCCAGCAGCTCTTCGAATCGGCCATGTCGGCCATCAACATGCCGTACCGCATTCCCAACGTCCGGGTGGAAACGGCCGAAGTGGAGGCCCATGCCCGTATTGGCTGGTTCCGCTCGGTAGCCAACATTCCGCACGCCTACGCTGCCCAGTGCTTCATCGCCGAATTGGCCCACCGCGCGGGCAAGGACCCCAAGGATTTTGCGCTCGACCTCATCGGCCCGGCGCGCAGGATCGACCCGAGCACAATGGCCGACACCTGGAACTACTCAGAATCCCCCGAGCTCTATCCCTACGACACGGGCCGCCTGCGCGGCGTGATCGAAGCGGCCTGCAAAGGCGCGGAATGGGGCAGAACACTGCCCCAGGGCCACGGCCTCGGGCTGGCATTCTGCTACAGCTTCATGAGCTACACCGCCACCGTGGTCGAGGTGGCCGTGGATGCAAAGGGCGAGGTACGCGTGGTGGCCGTGGACATGGCGATGGACTGCGGGCCGCAAATCAACCCCGAACGCATCCGCGCGCAGATGGAAGGCGGCGCCATCATGGGCCTGGGACTTGCCCTTGCCAGCGAGATCTCGTTCGAACGCGGCCGCGTGAAGCAGAGCAACTTCCACGACTATGAAGTGCTGCGCCACAATGCCTCGCCACGCGTGATCCGCACGCATCTGGTCAACGACGATCACACCCTGCCTCCTGGCGGCGTGGGCGAGCCCCCGGTGCCGCCCGTGGCGCCCGCGCTGTGCAATGCCATCTTTGCCGCCACCGGCAAGCGGATCCGCAGCCTGCCGGTGCGCAGGGTAGCCTAG
- a CDS encoding (2Fe-2S)-binding protein, producing the protein MTQLQINGQAKDIDVPGETPLLWTLRDELGMTGTKFGCGMALCGACTVHMDGAPIRSCVTPLSAVAGHSITTIEGIEADAVGRAVQQAWIEQNVAQCGYCQAGQIMTAVSLLKVSAQPTDQDIEDAMSGNICRCGTYPRIRAAIQQAARLLAQGGKQ; encoded by the coding sequence ATGACCCAACTTCAAATCAATGGCCAGGCCAAGGATATCGACGTCCCCGGCGAAACGCCCCTGCTCTGGACCTTACGGGATGAACTCGGCATGACCGGCACCAAATTCGGGTGCGGCATGGCGTTGTGCGGCGCCTGTACCGTGCACATGGACGGCGCGCCAATCCGGTCCTGTGTCACCCCGCTCTCCGCCGTGGCAGGCCACAGCATCACGACCATCGAAGGGATAGAGGCGGATGCGGTCGGCCGGGCGGTGCAGCAGGCCTGGATAGAACAGAACGTTGCCCAATGCGGTTACTGCCAGGCGGGCCAGATCATGACGGCGGTAAGCCTGCTCAAGGTCTCGGCGCAGCCGACCGACCAAGACATCGAGGACGCCATGAGCGGCAATATCTGCCGTTGCGGCACCTATCCTCGCATCCGCGCAGCCATCCAGCAGGCGGCCAGGCTCCTCGCCCAGGGAGGCAAGCAATGA
- a CDS encoding OsmC family protein yields the protein MVKAKRLGEPYGVEVTNGRNVLLSDTQKDGKGGTTGMRPHELLESALAACVCMSIGMAADRAGVALPEATVQVAIDRQDDETGFEVSLRFAAALTAAQQDLVRGAVQASPVVRTLGKTVRVRSAAILTA from the coding sequence ATGGTGAAGGCGAAACGGCTGGGCGAGCCCTATGGCGTCGAGGTAACGAACGGCAGGAATGTCCTGCTCTCCGACACGCAAAAAGACGGCAAAGGAGGAACCACGGGCATGCGGCCGCACGAACTCCTTGAAAGCGCGCTCGCGGCTTGTGTCTGCATGTCCATCGGCATGGCCGCGGACCGCGCCGGCGTTGCGTTGCCCGAGGCGACGGTGCAGGTGGCCATCGATCGTCAGGATGACGAAACCGGATTCGAGGTGAGTTTGCGCTTCGCTGCGGCGCTGACGGCGGCGCAGCAGGATCTGGTTCGCGGGGCGGTGCAGGCATCGCCGGTCGTGCGCACGTTGGGCAAGACGGTGCGGGTGCGGTCAGCTGCAATCCTGACGGCCTGA
- a CDS encoding glycosyltransferase family 4 protein codes for MRILHTLAERSLGGLEFRVLEQSAWLQRHGYEVAIAAPADSEIGREARQRGLRAVDMDFDAAYSPATVLKLRRAVKTLRIDLIDSHSRADGKTAALCRDLCAVVRTRHFAKPMPSSPRRRLEWKIGCDHVIATSLLGKQEIVAARLAPAQRISVVGEWAADEFFQSADTPQSRLRTRQALGIRVPDNAWVIATIGMLRPEKGQADLLRVVQRLRGLGLPAIALVVGMPTASTKPYAYALHQLTVDLGISEHVVFAGHRNNVAEMIRAADVVLVPSATEAWSRVVPESFAARRPVVASDVGGLPEIVAPGQTGWLAAPGDVAGYTDRIMQIRGDPAQTAAVIDNARTYADANFRLAGKMFSTLEAYKRALRPA; via the coding sequence ATGCGCATCCTGCATACGCTGGCTGAGCGCAGCCTGGGCGGGCTGGAATTCCGCGTCCTCGAGCAATCGGCATGGCTGCAGCGCCATGGCTACGAAGTGGCGATCGCCGCTCCGGCGGACAGCGAAATCGGGCGCGAGGCGCGGCAGCGCGGCCTGCGCGCGGTGGACATGGACTTCGACGCCGCCTACTCGCCGGCCACGGTCCTGAAGCTGCGGCGCGCGGTCAAGACGCTGCGCATCGACCTGATCGACAGCCACAGTCGCGCGGACGGCAAGACCGCTGCGCTGTGCCGCGACCTGTGCGCCGTCGTCAGGACGCGCCACTTCGCCAAGCCCATGCCCTCCTCTCCACGGCGGCGGCTGGAATGGAAAATCGGCTGCGACCACGTCATCGCGACCAGCCTGCTGGGCAAGCAGGAAATCGTCGCGGCGCGCCTGGCCCCCGCGCAACGGATCAGCGTGGTGGGAGAATGGGCCGCCGACGAATTCTTCCAATCCGCCGACACGCCGCAGTCACGCCTGCGTACCCGGCAGGCCTTGGGCATCCGAGTCCCCGACAACGCCTGGGTCATCGCCACCATAGGCATGCTGCGTCCCGAGAAAGGCCAGGCCGACCTGTTGCGCGTGGTGCAGCGGCTGCGCGGCCTGGGCCTGCCCGCCATCGCGCTGGTGGTCGGCATGCCCACGGCCAGCACCAAGCCCTATGCCTATGCGCTGCACCAATTGACCGTCGACCTGGGCATCTCCGAGCATGTGGTGTTCGCCGGCCATCGCAACAATGTTGCGGAGATGATCCGCGCCGCCGACGTGGTGCTGGTGCCTTCGGCCACCGAAGCCTGGTCGCGCGTCGTGCCCGAGTCGTTTGCCGCGCGCCGCCCGGTGGTCGCCAGCGACGTCGGCGGATTGCCGGAAATCGTCGCGCCGGGCCAGACCGGTTGGCTGGCCGCGCCGGGCGACGTCGCCGGCTACACAGACCGCATCATGCAGATCCGCGGCGATCCCGCGCAAACCGCAGCCGTGATCGACAACGCCCGGACCTACGCCGACGCCAATTTCCGGCTCGCGGGCAAGATGTTCAGCACCTTGGAAGCGTACAAGCGGGCGCTGCGGCCCGCTTGA